The window AACTGACGTCGGTGAGGCGGTGATTCCGGAGGTAATCGGCGGTTAGGCCGAGGATTTCGGCGGCGCTGTCGTTGAAGGTGACGAAGGAGCCGTCGCGATTGACGAGCATGACGCCCTCGGCGAGGGCGCCGACGACGGAGCGGTAGGCTTCCTCGCTTTGGCGGAGGGCTTCCTCGATGCATCGGCGTTCGCCGGCCTGGATGGCGAGGGCGACGATATCGGCGATGGAGCCGGCGAAGAGTTCCTCCTCGTTTTTCCAGGTGCGGCGGGGTCCGAGGTGTTCGAGGCAGATCATTCCGATGAGGCGGCCGCGGAGGCGGATGCCGGCATCGAGGAGGGAGGTGATGCCGAGGGGGCGCAGGTAAGGGACGAGGAGTTCGCGGGTGCGGGGGTCGGTTTCGACGTCGGAGATGGAGACGAAGCGGTCGCGGGTGACGGACTCGAAGTAGGCGGGGAAGTTGGCGACCCGGAGTTCGAGATTGACGTCGGATTCGGAGCCGCGTGCCTCGAACTGGCTGACGCAGCGGAGGGTGGTGTCGTTTTGTTCGAAGAGCCAGATATTGACGCGGGCGACGCCGACGCCGCGGGCGGCGGCCTCGGTGATTTCGCGGAGGGAGGCGCCGAGGTCGCCATGGGCGACGAGTTCGCTGCGGGCGAGTTCGAGGAGGGCGGCATTGGCGCGATGGAGGCGGGTGGCGCCTTCGCGGAGGGCGGCATCGTTGAGGTGTCGTTCGATGGCGACATCCGCGAGGGAGGCGGCGAGCCGGTGAAGATCGAGCAGGGGTTCATCCGGTTCGAGACCGGCTGGGAGGAAGCCGACGAAGGCGCCGAGCAACTGGGCGTTGCGGGCCATGATGGGCAGGATGGCGGTGCATTCCCAGGATGCGCCTTCGATGGAGGCGAGCTGGAGGTCGGGATCCATCTCGGAGGGAAACTTGCCGATGACGAGAGGGTTACCGCGGGCTTCGGCGAGGAGCTGGCCGATTCGGCCTGGGGGGGTGGCGAGTTCGAGGAGGCGGGAGCGGGCGGCGGGGCGGAAGGTGGGGGCGAGGATGGCGGGCTGGCCGGGGCTGCCGAGGGGAAACCAGAGGATCCAGCAGCGGACCCCCTGTTGACGGGCCTCGGTGACGCGGACGAGTTCGGCAAGCACCTCTTCCACGGGGCGGCCGGTGGCGATCCATTCGAGGATTCGGTTCTGACCGGCGAGGAACTCCTCGGTCCGGCGGCGGGCGCTGATATCCCGGACATGGATGAGGAGGGCTTCCCGGCTGTGGTGAAGGGCGACCCGGGTGGCGCGGAGTTCGACGGGAACCGCGGATCCATCGCGGCGCAGGCTGAAGCTCTCGCAAAGGCCCAATTCTCCGGAGGCGAGGCGCTGGAAGTCCTTTTGGGCATCGGTTCGGAGGTGAGGGGGGACGAGTTCGGCGACGGGGAGTCCGACGAGCGCGTCGCGGGGCATGCCGTGCAGGTTGCAGGCAGCTTGATTGACGTCGAGGACGACCCCTTCGAGGGACTCGACAAAGATGGCATCGGGGGAGTTTTCGAAGAGTTCGCGGAACCGGCTGCGTTCGGTGGCGAGGGCGATTTCGGCGAGTTTGCGGGAGGTGATTTCGCGGGCGACGCCGCTGATGCGGACGGGGAGGCCCCGGGTATCACGAATGACGACGCCCTGGTCGAAGATCCAGCGTTCGGAGCCATGGGGGCCGGGGATCCGGTATTCCATGGCGTAGCCGTTGGCGGGATCGTGTCGGGCCTCGCGCAGGGTTTCGAGGACGCGGCGACGGTCGCGACGGTCGATGAGTCGCAGGACACGACGGGCGTGAGGAAGGAAGGCGTCGGTGTCCAGGCCGGTGATCCGCTGGAAGGACGGGCTGAGGTAGGCGAAGCGGTGGGAGGGGAGGTCTAGGGTCCAGAGGACATCGCGGGCCTGTTCGGCGAGCTGGCGGAAGCGTTCCTCGCTGGCACGGAGGGCTTCGGTGGCGCGGAGCCGGGCGATTTCCGCGCCGGCGCGGGCGGCCAGGATGCGGAGCATGTCCAGCTGGGTCGGGTTGGGGTCGAAGGGGCCTGTATGGGCGAGGACGAGGAGACCGAGCAGTTCATCGGACGGCCCGGTCAGGCGGAGGGCGAGATACGATTCGGCGCCAATTTGGGCGAGCCAGGGGTCGTCGGGAAACCGGCTGCGGACGTTGTCGGGAACGAGGCAGAGGTCCTGGCGAAGGATCTCGTTTCCGGGCGTGAGGGCGAGGTCGAAGGCGTCGTTCTCGGCGAATCCGTCGCTGTTCCAGATGGCGAGGGGTTCGACCCGGTGGGTGGATTCGGAACGGACGACGCCGACCTGGGCGTGCCTGACGCGAAGGGCCTCGGCAACGCTGCGGACGAGGGATCGAAAGAAATCCTCGCCCCGGCCTTGGGCCGTCATGGCGGCGAGGGTGCGGAGGGCGGTGTCGGCTCGTTTGCGGTCCGTGATGTCGCGGGCGAATCCCTCGAGCCGGGGGGAGTCCCCGGCCGGATGGATGAGCCGGGAGGTGACCTCCATGGTCCGACGCCGGCCGGAACGATCGATGATATCCACGACGAAGGGTTCGTCATGGTCCCCGGCCGTGAATCGGGAGCGG of the Verrucomicrobiia bacterium genome contains:
- a CDS encoding PAS domain S-box protein, with translation MNGPVDHPPSMDQIRSELIEGAPDAIYTLDAQGRILSANAAAAAVVGYPQDQLTGRSVLDVIAPEDRERTARRIRSRFTAGDHDEPFVVDIIDRSGRRRTMEVTSRLIHPAGDSPRLEGFARDITDRKRADTALRTLAAMTAQGRGEDFFRSLVRSVAEALRVRHAQVGVVRSESTHRVEPLAIWNSDGFAENDAFDLALTPGNEILRQDLCLVPDNVRSRFPDDPWLAQIGAESYLALRLTGPSDELLGLLVLAHTGPFDPNPTQLDMLRILAARAGAEIARLRATEALRASEERFRQLAEQARDVLWTLDLPSHRFAYLSPSFQRITGLDTDAFLPHARRVLRLIDRRDRRRVLETLREARHDPANGYAMEYRIPGPHGSERWIFDQGVVIRDTRGLPVRISGVAREITSRKLAEIALATERSRFRELFENSPDAIFVESLEGVVLDVNQAACNLHGMPRDALVGLPVAELVPPHLRTDAQKDFQRLASGELGLCESFSLRRDGSAVPVELRATRVALHHSREALLIHVRDISARRRTEEFLAGQNRILEWIATGRPVEEVLAELVRVTEARQQGVRCWILWFPLGSPGQPAILAPTFRPAARSRLLELATPPGRIGQLLAEARGNPLVIGKFPSEMDPDLQLASIEGASWECTAILPIMARNAQLLGAFVGFLPAGLEPDEPLLDLHRLAASLADVAIERHLNDAALREGATRLHRANAALLELARSELVAHGDLGASLREITEAAARGVGVARVNIWLFEQNDTTLRCVSQFEARGSESDVNLELRVANFPAYFESVTRDRFVSISDVETDPRTRELLVPYLRPLGITSLLDAGIRLRGRLIGMICLEHLGPRRTWKNEEELFAGSIADIVALAIQAGERRCIEEALRQSEEAYRSVVGALAEGVMLVNRDGSFVTFNDSAAEILGLTADYLRNHRLTDVSWDTLRLDGSQLDQEDYPGITTLRTGELVNDAVMGVRRPDGRLVWISVNSRPFSRDESGQVSSVVVSFADITRRQEAERALREGHELLQAVSDVQASFIEDPEPARAFRHVLSRLMRMTDSRQGVIAEVTVSPSGTRELNVFVPCPPKPSDPPDTPSIDDGLRQLIENVLATARPVIMTAPNPRDHLLGLPLRHDEEVVGVVGLSRQAPPFDHAVARRLEPLLITCANLIGAMRLDRQREQAEAQIRQLNAQLEQRVEERTADLRSTNEELAEFAYVVTHDLKAPLRGIHQLSEWLTQDHASRLDPEGLRLLGLLRGRVKHLQHMIDGLLACAKVARTPEPESQVSTLQLVTEVSAVLAPPPNVAIQPAPDLPTLTGNPDRLYQVFQNLIDNAVKYLDKPQGVISISATRRRNAWEFRVADNGPGIPERYQEKVFQIFQRLDPSGLVPGTGLGLTLVKRIVETRGGRIWIESKDGQGAAVCFTWPDRARRRVIA